In Zalophus californianus isolate mZalCal1 chromosome 4, mZalCal1.pri.v2, whole genome shotgun sequence, the following proteins share a genomic window:
- the FAM110B gene encoding protein FAM110B produces MPTETLQTGSMVKPVSPAGTFTSAVPLRILNKGPDYFRRQAEPNPKRLSAVERLEADKAKYVKSQEVINAKQEPVKPAVLAKPPVCPAAKRALGSPTLRVFGSHAKTESGVQRENLKLEILKNIINSSEGSSSGSGHKHSSRNWPSHRPDSTDLHRHSFAESLKVYPTQGRGSPQEGGSHVGRRLLEQSAESFLHVSHSSSDIRKVTSVKPLKAIPCSSSAPPLPPKPKVAAMATVKSPEADPVEPACGVSRRPSLQRSKSDLSDRYFRVDADVERFFNYCGLDPEELENLGMENFARANSDIISLNFRSASMISSDCEQSQDSNSDLRNDDSANDRVPYGISAIERNARIIKWLYSIKQARESQKVSHV; encoded by the coding sequence ATGCCCACGGAGACCCTACAGACAGGTAGCATGGTGAAGCCGGTCAGCCCCGCGGGCACCTTCACCTCGGCAGTCCCCCTGCGCATCCTCAACAAAGGGCCCGACTACTTTCGCAGGCAGGCCGAGCCCAACCCCAAAAGACTCAGCGCCGTGGAGAGGCTGGAAGCGGACAAGGCCAAGTATGTCAAGAGTCAGGAGGTCATCAACGCCAAGCAGGAGCCCGTGAAGCCGGCCGTGCTGGCCAAGCCCCCCGTGTGCCCGGCCGCCAAGCGCGCCCTGGGCAGCCCCACGCTGCGGGTGTTCGGCAGCCACGCCAAGACCGAGAGTGGCGTGCAGAGGGAGAACCTGAAGCTCGAGATCCTGAAAAACATCATCAACAGCTCCGAAGGCTCCAGCTCGGGCTCGGGGCACAAGCACAGCTCCCGGAACTGGCCGTCCCACCGGCCAGACTCCACCGACCTGCACCGGCACTCCTTCGCAGAGTCCCTGAAGGTGTACCCCACGCAGGGCCGCGGCAGCCCGCAGGAAGGCGGCTCCCACGTGGGCAGGAGGCTGCTGGAGCAGTCGGCCGAGTCCTTCCTCCACGTCTCCCACAGCTCCTCGGACATACGCAAAGTGACCAGTGTGAAGCCCCTAAAAGCGATCCCCTGCAGTagctccgcccctcccctgcctcccaaaCCCAAGGTCGCGGCCATGGCCACCGTGAAGTCCCCTGAAGCCGACCCGGTGGAACCAGCCTGCGGAGTCAGCCGGAGACCCTCGCTCCAGAGGTCTAAGTCGGACTTGAGTGACAGGTATTTCCGCGTGGACGCAGACGTGGAGAGGTTTTTTAACTACTGCGGACTGGACCCCGAAGAGCTGGAAAACCTTGGAATGGAAAACTTTGCAAGGGCTAATTCCGACATCATCTCCCTCAACTTCCGCAGCGCAAGCATGATCAGCTCAGATTGCGAACAGTCTCAGGACAGTAACAGTGACCTTAGAAATGATGACAGTGCCAATGACCGGGTGCCATATGGCATTTCTGCCATCGAAAGAAATGCTAGGATCATCAAGTGGTTATATAGTATCAAACAAGCTAGAGAGTCACAGAAGGTCTCCCACGTGTAA